A genomic segment from Polyangium mundeleinium encodes:
- a CDS encoding serine/threonine-protein kinase has protein sequence MRILGAGGMGVVVEAEHANLRQRVALKFLHPKVAASDVSVTRLLREARAASAIKSEHVARVLDMGTLPWGSPFVVMEYLTGIDLRGMLGRRGPLPVEDAVDYILQACEALAEAHSMGIVHRDIKPSNLFLTSRADGSPLIKVLDFGIAKLLRPGGAAQAEDVVTLTGNGFVVGSPRYTSPERLRDPTHVDPRTDLWSLGIVLHELLTGQSPFEAKTISSLYFRIAADPPARVRDVRPDVPEGLEKAILQCLQKDPDKRTPDVAELAASLRPFAPERSETSVRRVIRVIGIPPEKLPTHAATAGSRDADGLRGLLSTALVPAALRRSARLRAGLGLLGVTLLVVGALVVSWGETPDDRAPSPGPSRAAPERPKEPSVVVTPGGPSNPSAQGVEEPAAPAPSSAAKAPKGGTTSSYRTSGAPTGRRKGGSFLDPLDSRK, from the coding sequence CTGCGGATCCTCGGCGCTGGGGGGATGGGGGTCGTCGTGGAGGCGGAGCACGCGAACCTCCGGCAGCGCGTCGCGCTCAAGTTCCTGCATCCCAAGGTGGCAGCGAGCGACGTCTCCGTGACGCGGCTCCTCCGCGAGGCGCGGGCCGCGAGCGCGATCAAGAGCGAGCACGTGGCGCGCGTGCTCGACATGGGCACCCTGCCGTGGGGCTCGCCGTTCGTCGTGATGGAATACCTCACAGGAATCGATCTCCGCGGCATGCTCGGCCGCCGCGGCCCGCTGCCCGTCGAGGACGCGGTCGATTACATCCTACAGGCCTGCGAGGCGCTCGCCGAGGCCCATTCCATGGGAATCGTCCACCGCGACATCAAGCCCTCGAACCTCTTTCTCACGAGCCGCGCCGACGGCTCGCCGCTCATCAAGGTCCTCGATTTCGGCATCGCCAAGCTCCTCCGCCCAGGCGGCGCCGCGCAGGCGGAGGACGTCGTGACGCTCACGGGCAATGGATTCGTGGTGGGTTCGCCCCGGTACACCTCGCCCGAGCGGCTGCGGGACCCGACCCACGTCGATCCACGCACTGACCTCTGGTCCCTCGGCATCGTCCTGCACGAGCTGTTGACGGGCCAGAGCCCCTTCGAGGCGAAGACCATTTCTTCGCTGTATTTCCGCATCGCCGCGGACCCGCCCGCGCGGGTGCGGGACGTTCGTCCCGACGTACCGGAGGGGCTCGAAAAGGCGATCCTCCAGTGCTTGCAAAAAGACCCGGACAAACGCACGCCCGACGTGGCCGAGCTCGCCGCGTCGCTCCGGCCTTTTGCGCCCGAGCGCAGCGAGACCAGCGTGCGCCGGGTGATCCGGGTGATCGGCATTCCTCCGGAGAAACTTCCGACGCACGCCGCCACGGCCGGGAGCCGCGACGCCGACGGCTTGCGCGGCCTCCTCTCGACGGCCCTCGTGCCCGCGGCGCTCCGGCGATCCGCGCGCCTTCGCGCGGGGCTCGGTTTGCTCGGCGTGACGCTGCTCGTGGTGGGAGCGCTCGTCGTGTCCTGGGGAGAAACGCCGGACGATCGCGCGCCCTCGCCGGGGCCATCGCGCGCGGCCCCCGAGCGGCCAAAGGAGCCCTCGGTGGTCGTCACGCCGGGCGGTCCGAGCAACCCGTCCGCCCAAGGCGTCGAGGAGCCAGCGGCCCCCGCGCCGAGCTCGGCGGCGAAAGCGCCAAAGGGTGGAACGACTTCGTCTTATCGAACCTCTGGAGCGCCCACAGGGCGCCGCAAAGGAGGGAGCTTCCTTGATCCGCTGGATAGCCGCAAATAA
- a CDS encoding Lcl C-terminal domain-containing protein — translation MSTKRIATPPFARFGAWPLLLAGPIGCEIVAGIEPRTLASDGSAGACEASTGVGFPDSATRFCTDGSDAVSCDDPILAVGQDGHVVGVLPSYEEASFGESAGDGVRDEILDLVWESEAASEPVSWEEARARCEKSGGGARLPTRVELVSLVDYGRDGPAINPSMISVPTWSTDLYWTMTTAMDGVWAIGFVDGSMTSLDRTVAARVRCVVGPPRASCLEAGAEGETLIDRRTGFVWQRLSTPEVSTWQGALAFCASLSIGGADGFRLPSIKELVSLGHGEEDEPMSAATPFPDGEGRFWSSTPVAAAPAEAWLVDGLTGRVDHQSTMVKARVRCVR, via the coding sequence TTGAGCACGAAACGAATAGCGACCCCTCCCTTCGCGCGATTCGGTGCGTGGCCACTCCTGCTCGCGGGCCCGATCGGCTGCGAGATCGTAGCGGGGATCGAGCCACGCACGCTCGCGTCGGACGGCTCTGCGGGCGCGTGCGAGGCGAGCACGGGCGTGGGCTTCCCCGACTCGGCCACACGGTTCTGCACCGATGGATCCGACGCGGTCTCGTGTGACGATCCGATCCTCGCGGTGGGCCAGGACGGCCATGTCGTTGGCGTCTTGCCGAGCTACGAGGAGGCTTCGTTCGGGGAGTCCGCGGGCGACGGCGTGCGTGACGAGATCCTCGATCTCGTATGGGAGAGCGAAGCAGCCTCGGAGCCGGTCTCGTGGGAGGAAGCGCGCGCGCGTTGCGAGAAGTCCGGCGGCGGCGCGCGGCTCCCGACGCGCGTGGAGCTCGTCTCGCTCGTGGACTACGGGCGCGACGGGCCCGCGATCAACCCCTCGATGATCTCCGTGCCCACGTGGTCCACGGATCTCTACTGGACCATGACGACGGCGATGGATGGTGTGTGGGCCATCGGGTTCGTCGACGGATCGATGACGTCGCTCGATCGCACGGTCGCGGCGCGCGTCCGTTGTGTCGTGGGTCCTCCGCGCGCGTCGTGCCTCGAAGCGGGCGCGGAGGGGGAGACGCTGATCGACAGGCGCACGGGCTTCGTGTGGCAACGCCTGAGCACGCCGGAGGTGAGCACGTGGCAAGGCGCGCTCGCTTTCTGCGCGTCGCTCTCGATCGGTGGCGCTGACGGCTTCCGGCTCCCGAGCATCAAGGAACTCGTGAGCCTCGGTCACGGCGAGGAGGACGAACCCATGTCCGCGGCGACGCCGTTCCCCGACGGCGAGGGCCGCTTCTGGTCGTCCACGCCCGTCGCCGCTGCGCCGGCGGAAGCATGGCTCGTCGACGGCCTCACGGGCCGCGTCGATCACCAGTCGACGATGGTGAAGGCGCGCGTGCGTTGCGTTCGATGA
- the ribF gene encoding riboflavin biosynthesis protein RibF, with product MDRQSGSQRGETSGRSGTLVVIGNFDGLHRGHRAVLDEAARIANERGLAPVVLTFHPHPAEVLGRKAPPLLTPLARKIALCERAVPGLRVSVAPFDRAFAAQSPRDFAERVLGDLGARVVMVGQNFRFGAQRAGDFAELERLGKELGFETRSHALVGDTSGPWSSTRAREAIARGDLDEAQRILGRWHALSGTVVAGDKRGRTIGFPTANILDAPEALPPLGVYAVLIDRLPPEGAGERGATMLGRGVANLGVRPTVDPTAARPRLEVHVFDRDEDLYGARLRVHLVRHIRPEQRFSGLDALKAQIARDAEEARRALEGITPDPEAGSAWA from the coding sequence GTGGATCGGCAGAGCGGCTCCCAGCGCGGCGAGACGAGCGGACGTAGCGGCACCCTCGTCGTGATCGGCAATTTCGACGGTCTGCACAGGGGCCATCGCGCCGTCCTGGATGAAGCCGCTCGGATCGCCAACGAGCGCGGGCTCGCTCCGGTGGTGCTGACGTTCCATCCACACCCGGCCGAGGTCCTCGGCCGCAAGGCGCCGCCGCTGCTCACGCCGCTCGCACGCAAGATCGCGCTGTGCGAGCGCGCCGTGCCGGGGCTCCGGGTCTCCGTGGCCCCCTTCGATCGCGCGTTCGCGGCGCAGAGCCCGCGCGACTTCGCCGAGCGCGTGCTCGGCGATCTCGGCGCGCGCGTGGTGATGGTCGGGCAGAACTTCCGCTTCGGCGCGCAGCGGGCCGGCGATTTCGCCGAGCTCGAGCGGCTCGGCAAGGAGCTCGGCTTCGAGACGCGCTCCCATGCGCTCGTCGGCGACACGAGCGGGCCGTGGTCGAGCACGCGCGCGAGGGAGGCGATCGCACGGGGCGATCTCGACGAGGCGCAGCGCATCCTCGGGCGATGGCACGCGCTCTCGGGGACCGTGGTGGCAGGGGACAAACGCGGGCGGACGATCGGCTTTCCCACCGCGAACATCCTCGACGCGCCGGAGGCGCTCCCACCGCTCGGCGTGTACGCCGTGCTGATCGATCGTTTGCCCCCGGAAGGAGCGGGTGAGCGCGGCGCGACGATGCTCGGGCGCGGCGTCGCAAACCTCGGCGTGCGGCCCACGGTGGATCCCACGGCGGCGCGCCCGCGCCTCGAAGTGCACGTCTTCGATCGGGACGAGGATCTGTACGGCGCGCGGCTGCGCGTGCACCTCGTTCGGCACATTCGTCCGGAGCAACGTTTCTCAGGGCTCGACGCGCTGAAGGCGCAGATCGCGCGGGACGCCGAGGAGGCGCGGCGCGCGCTCGAAGGCATCACGCCCGATCCCGAGGCGGGCTCGGCCTGGGCTTGA
- a CDS encoding ribose-phosphate pyrophosphokinase: MFKRVSIFSGNANPTLTQEICQCLEFPLGKCRVSRFSDGETFCVIQENVRGVDTYVVQPTCSPVNDSVMELLIMVDALRRASAGSITAVIPYYGYARQDRKAAPRTPITAKLVADLLVAAGVHRIVALDLHAGQIQGFFNIPFDHLHAMPAFLDQHLREHYSRDCVIVSPDAGGVERARAYAKRLDGTLAIIDKRRERANESEVMNIIGEVEGKRCLILDDIIDTAGTLVNAANALMKAGAKSVAACATHAVLSGPALSRIMESPLAEVIVSNSIPLSEEAKACGKFKVVSVARLLAEAIRRIHHSDSVSSLFV; encoded by the coding sequence ATGTTCAAGAGAGTGAGCATCTTCTCGGGGAACGCAAACCCCACGCTCACGCAGGAGATTTGCCAGTGCCTCGAGTTCCCGCTCGGGAAGTGCCGCGTCTCGCGGTTCTCCGACGGGGAGACGTTCTGCGTGATTCAGGAGAACGTCCGTGGCGTGGACACGTACGTCGTACAACCGACGTGCTCGCCGGTGAACGACAGCGTGATGGAGCTGCTCATCATGGTGGACGCGCTTCGGCGCGCCTCCGCGGGCTCCATCACCGCCGTGATTCCGTACTACGGCTACGCCCGGCAGGACCGCAAGGCCGCGCCGCGCACGCCGATCACGGCGAAGCTCGTGGCTGATCTTCTCGTCGCTGCGGGCGTGCACCGCATCGTCGCGCTCGATCTGCACGCGGGCCAGATCCAGGGGTTCTTCAACATCCCCTTCGATCACCTCCACGCGATGCCGGCGTTCCTCGATCAGCACCTTCGCGAGCACTACAGCCGCGACTGCGTGATCGTCTCGCCGGATGCGGGCGGCGTCGAGCGCGCGCGTGCTTACGCGAAGCGCCTCGACGGCACGCTCGCCATCATCGACAAGCGCCGCGAGCGCGCGAACGAGAGCGAGGTGATGAACATCATCGGCGAGGTCGAGGGCAAGCGTTGCCTCATCCTCGACGACATCATCGACACGGCGGGCACGCTGGTGAACGCGGCGAATGCCCTCATGAAGGCGGGCGCGAAGAGCGTCGCTGCCTGCGCCACACACGCCGTGCTTTCGGGCCCGGCGCTGTCGCGCATCATGGAGTCGCCGCTCGCCGAGGTCATCGTCTCCAACTCGATCCCGCTCTCCGAGGAAGCCAAGGCGTGCGGGAAGTTCAAGGTCGTCAGCGTGGCGCGCCTGCTCGCGGAGGCCATCCGCCGGATCCACCACTCGGATTCGGTGAGCTCCCTCTTCGTCTAG
- a CDS encoding 50S ribosomal protein L25, translated as MMEIIKLSATLRQESGKGPSNRLRRTGNIPAICYGKGLEAFPVAVSPKALLEVLKSAHGKNSVIELAVEGSDKLTVMVRDYGYHPISRELVHADFLQVKLDQPVDVEVPVRCVGKSKGVAGGGILQQIFRNLPIRCLPEKIPALVEIDISELDLGDTVKAGAVPLPEGVKTRLPEDQTVVVVAIPEKGEEGAAAAPGAPGAPAAAAPAAGAKGAAPAAKAAAPAAKGAAPAAKAAAPAKDAKKK; from the coding sequence ATGATGGAAATCATCAAGCTCAGCGCCACCCTTCGTCAGGAAAGCGGAAAGGGCCCGTCGAACAGGCTCCGCCGCACGGGGAACATCCCTGCCATCTGCTACGGCAAGGGCCTCGAAGCGTTCCCGGTTGCCGTTTCTCCGAAGGCCCTCCTCGAGGTGCTGAAGTCGGCGCACGGGAAGAACTCGGTCATCGAGCTGGCCGTCGAGGGCAGCGACAAGCTCACCGTCATGGTGCGCGATTACGGCTACCACCCGATCTCGCGTGAGCTCGTCCACGCAGACTTCCTGCAGGTCAAGCTCGACCAGCCGGTCGACGTCGAGGTGCCCGTTCGTTGCGTCGGCAAGTCGAAGGGCGTCGCGGGCGGCGGCATCCTCCAGCAGATCTTCCGCAACCTGCCCATCCGCTGCCTGCCCGAGAAGATCCCGGCGCTCGTCGAGATCGACATCAGCGAGCTCGACCTCGGTGACACGGTGAAGGCGGGCGCGGTTCCGCTCCCCGAGGGCGTGAAGACGCGCCTGCCCGAGGATCAGACGGTCGTCGTCGTGGCCATTCCCGAGAAGGGTGAGGAAGGCGCGGCTGCGGCTCCGGGCGCTCCGGGCGCTCCGGCGGCGGCGGCTCCTGCGGCCGGCGCGAAGGGCGCGGCGCCCGCGGCGAAGGCTGCGGCTCCCGCGGCCAAGGGCGCGGCTCCCGCGGCGAAGGCTGCGGCTCCCGCCAAGGACGCCAAGAAGAAGTAG
- the pth gene encoding aminoacyl-tRNA hydrolase translates to MLLVVGLGNPGEKYASHRHNVGFMAVEALAARARADAFREKFSGMWSRATLGDEPGVLLQPMTYMNESGRSVQPALAFFKIAPKELVVIHDELDLPFGDVRLKFGGGHAGHNGLRSIMSHVGTGDFARVRVGVGRPPAGFRGEVADYVLSPFDAVERSRLPDILKLVTDSVLEVATRGLDAAMNVRNSRPKAGKKQAKERSEARTSPEPANAKTAEDKPSVSPGEKREGQ, encoded by the coding sequence ATGCTGCTCGTCGTCGGCCTGGGCAACCCGGGCGAGAAATACGCGTCGCACCGGCACAACGTCGGCTTCATGGCCGTCGAAGCGCTCGCGGCGCGCGCTCGCGCCGATGCCTTTCGCGAGAAGTTCTCGGGCATGTGGTCGCGCGCGACGCTCGGGGACGAGCCGGGCGTGCTCCTTCAGCCGATGACGTACATGAACGAGTCGGGCCGCAGCGTGCAGCCCGCCCTCGCATTCTTCAAGATCGCCCCGAAGGAGCTCGTGGTGATCCACGACGAGCTCGACCTTCCGTTCGGGGACGTCCGGCTCAAGTTCGGCGGCGGACACGCCGGGCACAACGGACTGCGTTCCATCATGTCCCACGTCGGCACGGGCGATTTCGCGCGCGTCCGCGTGGGCGTCGGGCGACCGCCGGCGGGGTTTCGCGGGGAGGTGGCGGACTACGTGCTGTCGCCGTTCGACGCGGTCGAACGCTCGCGCCTGCCCGACATCTTGAAGCTCGTGACGGATTCTGTGCTAGAAGTCGCGACCCGCGGCCTCGACGCCGCGATGAACGTTCGAAACAGCCGGCCAAAAGCCGGCAAGAAGCAAGCGAAGGAGCGGAGCGAGGCGCGCACGTCGCCCGAGCCCGCGAACGCGAAAACGGCGGAGGACAAACCGTCGGTTTCGCCTGGCGAAAAACGCGAGGGACAGTAA
- the rpsF gene encoding 30S ribosomal protein S6, protein MSRLVTAPNRAREYETIYILRPDIDADSAERVGSRLSDVIGREQGRLTKVENWGRRRLAYDIRKNRRGVYIYLKYLGTGRVVSEIERNLRLMDSVIKYQTVLVRNDVEVAAIAIADEDVKFERVELPPIEEERDESRERQLGLIEPERRQERTSEAPASGEFDDLEGEADMTGTEEEGG, encoded by the coding sequence ATGAGTCGACTCGTGACGGCGCCGAACCGCGCCAGAGAATACGAAACGATCTATATCCTGCGACCCGACATCGACGCGGACTCCGCCGAGCGTGTCGGCTCGCGCCTGTCCGACGTGATCGGCCGTGAGCAAGGTCGGCTGACCAAGGTCGAGAACTGGGGCCGCCGCCGGCTCGCCTACGACATCCGCAAGAACCGTCGTGGCGTGTACATCTACCTCAAGTACCTCGGTACGGGCCGCGTGGTCTCCGAGATCGAGCGCAACCTGCGCTTGATGGACAGCGTGATCAAGTACCAGACCGTCCTCGTCCGCAACGACGTGGAGGTCGCGGCGATCGCGATCGCCGATGAGGACGTGAAGTTCGAGCGTGTCGAGCTGCCGCCGATCGAGGAGGAGCGCGACGAGTCGAGGGAGCGTCAGCTCGGCCTGATCGAGCCGGAGCGTCGTCAGGAGCGGACCAGCGAGGCGCCAGCTTCGGGCGAGTTCGACGACCTCGAGGGCGAGGCGGACATGACCGGCACCGAGGAAGAGGGAGGCTGA
- the rpsR gene encoding 30S ribosomal protein S18: MNQRGMDSGSRNMDMDDRDFGRTPDLNADAPGRRRTGRKRVCRYCADKALFIDYKDPQALKYFISERGKVVPRRISGNCARHQRKVTLAIKRARNIALLPFTVTA; encoded by the coding sequence ATGAATCAACGAGGAATGGATTCGGGCAGCCGCAACATGGACATGGACGACCGCGATTTCGGGCGGACGCCGGATCTGAACGCCGACGCCCCCGGACGCCGCCGCACCGGTCGCAAGCGCGTCTGCCGTTACTGCGCCGACAAGGCGCTCTTCATCGACTACAAGGACCCGCAGGCGCTCAAGTACTTCATCTCGGAGCGCGGCAAGGTCGTCCCGCGCCGCATCAGCGGCAACTGCGCGCGGCATCAGCGCAAGGTCACGCTCGCCATCAAGCGGGCGCGTAACATCGCGCTCTTGCCGTTCACCGTGACGGCGTAA
- the rplI gene encoding 50S ribosomal protein L9 yields MANYIHVVLTEDLPNVGKSGELVRVRPGYARNFLVPRGLAVGATAENVARIEHEKKVAETRAVKSKKAAEELAQKLANVKLTITKPVGEGDRLYGSVTSRDIEEALAAQGFTVDRRRIELDTIKALGTYQVPVRLATSVTATIDVTVAAKS; encoded by the coding sequence ATGGCCAACTACATTCACGTGGTCCTGACCGAGGACCTCCCCAACGTCGGCAAGAGCGGCGAGCTCGTGCGTGTTCGCCCGGGCTACGCTCGTAACTTCCTCGTCCCCCGCGGCCTCGCTGTCGGCGCGACGGCGGAGAACGTCGCTCGCATCGAGCACGAGAAGAAGGTCGCCGAGACGCGCGCGGTGAAGAGCAAGAAGGCAGCCGAGGAGCTCGCGCAGAAGCTCGCGAACGTGAAGCTCACGATCACGAAGCCTGTCGGCGAGGGTGATCGGCTTTACGGCTCGGTGACCTCGCGCGACATCGAAGAGGCGCTCGCGGCGCAGGGATTCACCGTGGATCGTCGTCGCATCGAGCTCGACACGATCAAGGCGCTCGGCACCTACCAGGTTCCGGTTCGCCTCGCGACGTCCGTTACCGCGACGATCGACGTCACGGTCGCGGCGAAGTCCTGA
- a CDS encoding carbohydrate kinase family protein: protein MGEALWDLSTPQGTSLDDATQLSLTPGGGAVNVALTLAQLGLRAGIVAPVGDDPVGHALVAHLSRRGVDVSRMRATKSTRTGLVFLTHAPTRAVAYRAVQEEALALRDALPRSFGASVVHVSGLLPSRACLLALERAARHAQREGALVTLDANLRPRLWADGALGRADPRRLLGKVDVLKVSEDDLRLLGASDPRDLAPVLHPEAIVVATFGAAKTRALGPFGEVHAGGPALAVESTIGAGDAFVAGLLSVLAREGRSALGDHATIERAILRGNEVARRTLEVRSFDVK, encoded by the coding sequence GTGGGTGAGGCACTATGGGACCTCTCCACGCCCCAAGGCACGTCGCTCGACGATGCGACGCAGCTCTCTCTCACGCCGGGCGGCGGCGCAGTGAACGTGGCGCTCACGCTGGCACAGCTCGGCCTGCGCGCAGGGATTGTGGCGCCCGTGGGAGACGATCCGGTCGGGCACGCGCTCGTGGCACACCTGTCGCGACGCGGGGTCGATGTGTCACGCATGCGTGCCACCAAGTCGACCCGCACAGGGCTCGTGTTCCTGACCCACGCGCCGACGCGCGCCGTGGCGTATCGCGCCGTGCAGGAAGAAGCGCTCGCCCTGCGTGACGCCTTGCCGCGCTCCTTCGGCGCAAGCGTCGTCCACGTCTCCGGGCTCCTGCCCTCACGCGCATGCCTGCTCGCGCTCGAGCGAGCAGCGCGTCACGCGCAGCGCGAGGGAGCGCTCGTCACGCTGGACGCAAACCTACGGCCTCGGCTGTGGGCCGATGGCGCGCTCGGGCGCGCGGATCCGCGGAGGCTCCTCGGTAAGGTCGACGTGCTCAAGGTGAGCGAGGACGATCTGCGCCTGCTCGGCGCGTCGGATCCGCGGGATCTCGCGCCCGTGCTCCATCCCGAGGCGATCGTGGTCGCGACGTTCGGCGCGGCGAAGACACGCGCGCTCGGACCCTTCGGCGAGGTACACGCAGGCGGCCCGGCGCTCGCGGTGGAGAGCACGATCGGCGCGGGAGACGCGTTCGTCGCGGGGCTGCTCTCGGTGCTCGCGCGCGAGGGGCGCTCGGCGCTGGGGGATCACGCGACGATCGAACGCGCGATCCTGCGCGGCAACGAGGTCGCGCGGAGAACGCTCGAAGTGCGATCGTTCGACGTCAAATGA